A single genomic interval of Physeter macrocephalus isolate SW-GA chromosome 5, ASM283717v5, whole genome shotgun sequence harbors:
- the CRHR2 gene encoding corticotropin-releasing factor receptor 2 isoform X7 — MGGPAGSARLLHASHPLLWLLCLLPPLLGAAGPSQAPRDQPVWMLLEQYCHAITTLTNLSAPGSHAGRAFTLPLGARLWGAMDAALLHSLLENDCSLELAEELLLDGWGLPLDPEGPYSYCNTTLDQIGTCWPRSAAGAVVERQCPEYFNGVKYNTTRNAYRECLENGTWASRINYSQCEPILDDKQRKYDLHYRVALIVNYLGHCVSVAALVAAFLLFLALRSIRCLRNVIHWNLITTFILRNVTWFLLQLIDHEVHESNEVWCRCITTSFNYFVVTNFFWMFVEGCYLHTAIVMTYSTDRLRKRLFLFIGWCVPCPIIIAWAIGKLYYENEQCWFGKEPGDLVDYIYQGPIILVLLINFVFLFNIVRILMTKLRASTTSETIQYRVSLCLSSTASSMERYARL, encoded by the exons GCGGCCGGGCCCAGCCAGGCACCCAGAGACCAGCCCGTGTGGATGCTACTGGAACAATACTGCCACGCAATCACGACCCTCACCAACCTCTCAG cccctggcagccacgcCGGACGCGCATTCACACTCCCTCTCGGCGCGCGGCTCTGGGGCGCGATGGACGCGGCACTGCTCCACAGCCTGCTGGAGAACGACTGCAGCCTGGAGCTGGCAGAAGAGCTGCTCTTGGACGGCTGGGGGCTGCCCCTGGACCCCGAGG GTCCCTACTCCTACTGCAACACGACGTTGGACCAGATCGGGACGTGCTGGCCCCGGAGCGCGGCCGGAGCTGTGGTGGAGAGGCAGTGCCCCGAGTACTTCAACGGGGTCAAGTACAACACGACCC GGAATGCCTACCGAGAGTGCTTGGAGAATGGGACCTGGGCCTCACGGATCAACTACTCACAGTGTGAGCCCATTTTGGATGATAAG cAGAGGAAGTATGACCTGCACTACCGCGTCGCACTCATTGTCAACTACCTGGGCCACTGCGTGTCTGTGGCAGCCCTCGTGGCTGCCTTCCTGCTTTTCCTGGCCCTGCG GAGCATCCGCTGTCTGCGGAACGTGATTCACTGGAACCTCATCACCACATTTATCCTGCGAAATGTCACGTGGTTCCTGCTGCAGCTCATCGACCATGAAGTGCATGAGAGCAATGAG GTCTGGTGCCGCTGCATCACCACCAGCTTCAACTACTTCGTGGTGACTAACTTCTTCTGGATGTTCGTGGAGGGCTGCTACCTGCACACGGCCATCGTCATGACCTACTCCACCGATCGCCTGCGCAAGCGACTCTTCCTCTTCATTGGATGGT GTGTCCCCTGCCCCATCATCATCGCCTGGGCCATTGGCAAACTCTACTATGAGAATGAACA GTGCTGGTTTGGCAAGGAGCCCGGCGACCTGGTGGACTACATCTACCAGGGCCCCATCATCCTCGTGCTCTTG AtcaattttgtatttctgttcAACATCGTCAGGATCCTAATGACAAAGTTACGAGCATCCACCACATCGGAGACGATCCAGTACAG ggtttctttgtgtctgtcttctaCTGCTTCGTCAATGGAGAG GTACGCTCGGCTGTGA
- the CRHR2 gene encoding corticotropin-releasing factor receptor 2 isoform X5, with protein MGGPAGSARLLHASHPLLWLLCLLPPLLGAAGPSQAPRDQPVWMLLEQYCHAITTLTNLSGPYSYCNTTLDQIGTCWPRSAAGAVVERQCPEYFNGVKYNTTRNAYRECLENGTWASRINYSQCEPILDDKRKYDLHYRVALIVNYLGHCVSVAALVAAFLLFLALRSIRCLRNVIHWNLITTFILRNVTWFLLQLIDHEVHESNEVWCRCITTSFNYFVVTNFFWMFVEGCYLHTAIVMTYSTDRLRKRLFLFIGWCVPCPIIIAWAIGKLYYENEQCWFGKEPGDLVDYIYQGPIILVLLINFVFLFNIVRILMTKLRASTTSETIQYRKAVKATLVLLPLLGITYMLFFVNPGEDELSQIVFIYFNSFLQSFQGFFVSVFYCFVNGEVRSAVRKKWHRWLDHHSLQVPRARAVSIPTSPTRISFHSIKQTAAV; from the exons GCGGCCGGGCCCAGCCAGGCACCCAGAGACCAGCCCGTGTGGATGCTACTGGAACAATACTGCCACGCAATCACGACCCTCACCAACCTCTCAG GTCCCTACTCCTACTGCAACACGACGTTGGACCAGATCGGGACGTGCTGGCCCCGGAGCGCGGCCGGAGCTGTGGTGGAGAGGCAGTGCCCCGAGTACTTCAACGGGGTCAAGTACAACACGACCC GGAATGCCTACCGAGAGTGCTTGGAGAATGGGACCTGGGCCTCACGGATCAACTACTCACAGTGTGAGCCCATTTTGGATGATAAG AGGAAGTATGACCTGCACTACCGCGTCGCACTCATTGTCAACTACCTGGGCCACTGCGTGTCTGTGGCAGCCCTCGTGGCTGCCTTCCTGCTTTTCCTGGCCCTGCG GAGCATCCGCTGTCTGCGGAACGTGATTCACTGGAACCTCATCACCACATTTATCCTGCGAAATGTCACGTGGTTCCTGCTGCAGCTCATCGACCATGAAGTGCATGAGAGCAATGAG GTCTGGTGCCGCTGCATCACCACCAGCTTCAACTACTTCGTGGTGACTAACTTCTTCTGGATGTTCGTGGAGGGCTGCTACCTGCACACGGCCATCGTCATGACCTACTCCACCGATCGCCTGCGCAAGCGACTCTTCCTCTTCATTGGATGGT GTGTCCCCTGCCCCATCATCATCGCCTGGGCCATTGGCAAACTCTACTATGAGAATGAACA GTGCTGGTTTGGCAAGGAGCCCGGCGACCTGGTGGACTACATCTACCAGGGCCCCATCATCCTCGTGCTCTTG AtcaattttgtatttctgttcAACATCGTCAGGATCCTAATGACAAAGTTACGAGCATCCACCACATCGGAGACGATCCAGTACAG gaaGGCGGTGAAGGCCACCCTGGTTCTCTTGCCCCTTCTGGGCATCACCTACATGCTCTTCTTCGTCAACCCTGGGGAGGACGAGCTGTCACAGATCGTGTTCATCTATTTCAACTCTTTCCTGCAGTCGTTCCAG ggtttctttgtgtctgtcttctaCTGCTTCGTCAATGGAGAG GTACGCTCGGCTGTGAGAAAGAAGTGGCACCGCTGGCTGGACCATCACTCCCTCCAAGTCCCCAGGGCCCGGGCTGTGTCCATCCCCACGTCACCCACGCGGATCAGCTTCCACAGCATCAAGCAAACGGCCGCTGTATGA
- the CRHR2 gene encoding corticotropin-releasing factor receptor 2 isoform X4, protein MGGPAGSARLLHASHPLLWLLCLLPPLLGAAGPSQAPRDQPVWMLLEQYCHAITTLTNLSGPYSYCNTTLDQIGTCWPRSAAGAVVERQCPEYFNGVKYNTTRNAYRECLENGTWASRINYSQCEPILDDKQRKYDLHYRVALIVNYLGHCVSVAALVAAFLLFLALRSIRCLRNVIHWNLITTFILRNVTWFLLQLIDHEVHESNEVWCRCITTSFNYFVVTNFFWMFVEGCYLHTAIVMTYSTDRLRKRLFLFIGWCVPCPIIIAWAIGKLYYENEQCWFGKEPGDLVDYIYQGPIILVLLINFVFLFNIVRILMTKLRASTTSETIQYRKAVKATLVLLPLLGITYMLFFVNPGEDELSQIVFIYFNSFLQSFQGFFVSVFYCFVNGEVRSAVRKKWHRWLDHHSLQVPRARAVSIPTSPTRISFHSIKQTAAV, encoded by the exons GCGGCCGGGCCCAGCCAGGCACCCAGAGACCAGCCCGTGTGGATGCTACTGGAACAATACTGCCACGCAATCACGACCCTCACCAACCTCTCAG GTCCCTACTCCTACTGCAACACGACGTTGGACCAGATCGGGACGTGCTGGCCCCGGAGCGCGGCCGGAGCTGTGGTGGAGAGGCAGTGCCCCGAGTACTTCAACGGGGTCAAGTACAACACGACCC GGAATGCCTACCGAGAGTGCTTGGAGAATGGGACCTGGGCCTCACGGATCAACTACTCACAGTGTGAGCCCATTTTGGATGATAAG cAGAGGAAGTATGACCTGCACTACCGCGTCGCACTCATTGTCAACTACCTGGGCCACTGCGTGTCTGTGGCAGCCCTCGTGGCTGCCTTCCTGCTTTTCCTGGCCCTGCG GAGCATCCGCTGTCTGCGGAACGTGATTCACTGGAACCTCATCACCACATTTATCCTGCGAAATGTCACGTGGTTCCTGCTGCAGCTCATCGACCATGAAGTGCATGAGAGCAATGAG GTCTGGTGCCGCTGCATCACCACCAGCTTCAACTACTTCGTGGTGACTAACTTCTTCTGGATGTTCGTGGAGGGCTGCTACCTGCACACGGCCATCGTCATGACCTACTCCACCGATCGCCTGCGCAAGCGACTCTTCCTCTTCATTGGATGGT GTGTCCCCTGCCCCATCATCATCGCCTGGGCCATTGGCAAACTCTACTATGAGAATGAACA GTGCTGGTTTGGCAAGGAGCCCGGCGACCTGGTGGACTACATCTACCAGGGCCCCATCATCCTCGTGCTCTTG AtcaattttgtatttctgttcAACATCGTCAGGATCCTAATGACAAAGTTACGAGCATCCACCACATCGGAGACGATCCAGTACAG gaaGGCGGTGAAGGCCACCCTGGTTCTCTTGCCCCTTCTGGGCATCACCTACATGCTCTTCTTCGTCAACCCTGGGGAGGACGAGCTGTCACAGATCGTGTTCATCTATTTCAACTCTTTCCTGCAGTCGTTCCAG ggtttctttgtgtctgtcttctaCTGCTTCGTCAATGGAGAG GTACGCTCGGCTGTGAGAAAGAAGTGGCACCGCTGGCTGGACCATCACTCCCTCCAAGTCCCCAGGGCCCGGGCTGTGTCCATCCCCACGTCACCCACGCGGATCAGCTTCCACAGCATCAAGCAAACGGCCGCTGTATGA
- the CRHR2 gene encoding corticotropin-releasing factor receptor 2 isoform X1 translates to MGGPAGSARLLHASHPLLWLLCLLPPLLGAAGPSQAPRDQPVWMLLEQYCHAITTLTNLSAPGSHAGRAFTLPLGARLWGAMDAALLHSLLENDCSLELAEELLLDGWGLPLDPEGPYSYCNTTLDQIGTCWPRSAAGAVVERQCPEYFNGVKYNTTRNAYRECLENGTWASRINYSQCEPILDDKQRKYDLHYRVALIVNYLGHCVSVAALVAAFLLFLALRSIRCLRNVIHWNLITTFILRNVTWFLLQLIDHEVHESNEVWCRCITTSFNYFVVTNFFWMFVEGCYLHTAIVMTYSTDRLRKRLFLFIGWCVPCPIIIAWAIGKLYYENEQCWFGKEPGDLVDYIYQGPIILVLLDPNDKVTSIHHIGDDPVQEGGEGHPGSLAPSGHHLHALLRQPWGGRAVTDRVHLFQLFPAVVPGFLCVCLLLLRQWRGTLGCEKEVAPLAGPSLPPSPQGPGCVHPHVTHADQLPQHQANGRCMTLSTLTSPITPPSGQPPHPPPAPFSGFSWLRRL, encoded by the exons GCGGCCGGGCCCAGCCAGGCACCCAGAGACCAGCCCGTGTGGATGCTACTGGAACAATACTGCCACGCAATCACGACCCTCACCAACCTCTCAG cccctggcagccacgcCGGACGCGCATTCACACTCCCTCTCGGCGCGCGGCTCTGGGGCGCGATGGACGCGGCACTGCTCCACAGCCTGCTGGAGAACGACTGCAGCCTGGAGCTGGCAGAAGAGCTGCTCTTGGACGGCTGGGGGCTGCCCCTGGACCCCGAGG GTCCCTACTCCTACTGCAACACGACGTTGGACCAGATCGGGACGTGCTGGCCCCGGAGCGCGGCCGGAGCTGTGGTGGAGAGGCAGTGCCCCGAGTACTTCAACGGGGTCAAGTACAACACGACCC GGAATGCCTACCGAGAGTGCTTGGAGAATGGGACCTGGGCCTCACGGATCAACTACTCACAGTGTGAGCCCATTTTGGATGATAAG cAGAGGAAGTATGACCTGCACTACCGCGTCGCACTCATTGTCAACTACCTGGGCCACTGCGTGTCTGTGGCAGCCCTCGTGGCTGCCTTCCTGCTTTTCCTGGCCCTGCG GAGCATCCGCTGTCTGCGGAACGTGATTCACTGGAACCTCATCACCACATTTATCCTGCGAAATGTCACGTGGTTCCTGCTGCAGCTCATCGACCATGAAGTGCATGAGAGCAATGAG GTCTGGTGCCGCTGCATCACCACCAGCTTCAACTACTTCGTGGTGACTAACTTCTTCTGGATGTTCGTGGAGGGCTGCTACCTGCACACGGCCATCGTCATGACCTACTCCACCGATCGCCTGCGCAAGCGACTCTTCCTCTTCATTGGATGGT GTGTCCCCTGCCCCATCATCATCGCCTGGGCCATTGGCAAACTCTACTATGAGAATGAACA GTGCTGGTTTGGCAAGGAGCCCGGCGACCTGGTGGACTACATCTACCAGGGCCCCATCATCCTCGTGCTCTTG GATCCTAATGACAAAGTTACGAGCATCCACCACATCGGAGACGATCCAGTACAG gaaGGCGGTGAAGGCCACCCTGGTTCTCTTGCCCCTTCTGGGCATCACCTACATGCTCTTCTTCGTCAACCCTGGGGAGGACGAGCTGTCACAGATCGTGTTCATCTATTTCAACTCTTTCCTGCAGTCGTTCCAG ggtttctttgtgtctgtcttctaCTGCTTCGTCAATGGAGAG GTACGCTCGGCTGTGAGAAAGAAGTGGCACCGCTGGCTGGACCATCACTCCCTCCAAGTCCCCAGGGCCCGGGCTGTGTCCATCCCCACGTCACCCACGCGGATCAGCTTCCACAGCATCAAGCAAACGGCCGCTGTATGACCCTCAGTACCCTCACCTCGCCCATCACTCCACCATCGGGAcagcctccccatcctcctccagcACCTTTCTCTGGGTTCTCCTGGCTGCGCAGGCTCTGA
- the CRHR2 gene encoding corticotropin-releasing factor receptor 2 isoform X2, whose amino-acid sequence MGGPAGSARLLHASHPLLWLLCLLPPLLGAAGPSQAPRDQPVWMLLEQYCHAITTLTNLSAPGSHAGRAFTLPLGARLWGAMDAALLHSLLENDCSLELAEELLLDGWGLPLDPEGPYSYCNTTLDQIGTCWPRSAAGAVVERQCPEYFNGVKYNTTRNAYRECLENGTWASRINYSQCEPILDDKQRKYDLHYRVALIVNYLGHCVSVAALVAAFLLFLALRSIRCLRNVIHWNLITTFILRNVTWFLLQLIDHEVHESNEVWCRCITTSFNYFVVTNFFWMFVEGCYLHTAIVMTYSTDRLRKRLFLFIGWCVPCPIIIAWAIGKLYYENEQCWFGKEPGDLVDYIYQGPIILVLLINFVFLFNIVRILMTKLRASTTSETIQYRKAVKATLVLLPLLGITYMLFFVNPGEDELSQIVFIYFNSFLQSFQGFFVSVFYCFVNGEVRSAVRKKWHRWLDHHSLQVPRARAVSIPTSPTRISFHSIKQTAAV is encoded by the exons GCGGCCGGGCCCAGCCAGGCACCCAGAGACCAGCCCGTGTGGATGCTACTGGAACAATACTGCCACGCAATCACGACCCTCACCAACCTCTCAG cccctggcagccacgcCGGACGCGCATTCACACTCCCTCTCGGCGCGCGGCTCTGGGGCGCGATGGACGCGGCACTGCTCCACAGCCTGCTGGAGAACGACTGCAGCCTGGAGCTGGCAGAAGAGCTGCTCTTGGACGGCTGGGGGCTGCCCCTGGACCCCGAGG GTCCCTACTCCTACTGCAACACGACGTTGGACCAGATCGGGACGTGCTGGCCCCGGAGCGCGGCCGGAGCTGTGGTGGAGAGGCAGTGCCCCGAGTACTTCAACGGGGTCAAGTACAACACGACCC GGAATGCCTACCGAGAGTGCTTGGAGAATGGGACCTGGGCCTCACGGATCAACTACTCACAGTGTGAGCCCATTTTGGATGATAAG cAGAGGAAGTATGACCTGCACTACCGCGTCGCACTCATTGTCAACTACCTGGGCCACTGCGTGTCTGTGGCAGCCCTCGTGGCTGCCTTCCTGCTTTTCCTGGCCCTGCG GAGCATCCGCTGTCTGCGGAACGTGATTCACTGGAACCTCATCACCACATTTATCCTGCGAAATGTCACGTGGTTCCTGCTGCAGCTCATCGACCATGAAGTGCATGAGAGCAATGAG GTCTGGTGCCGCTGCATCACCACCAGCTTCAACTACTTCGTGGTGACTAACTTCTTCTGGATGTTCGTGGAGGGCTGCTACCTGCACACGGCCATCGTCATGACCTACTCCACCGATCGCCTGCGCAAGCGACTCTTCCTCTTCATTGGATGGT GTGTCCCCTGCCCCATCATCATCGCCTGGGCCATTGGCAAACTCTACTATGAGAATGAACA GTGCTGGTTTGGCAAGGAGCCCGGCGACCTGGTGGACTACATCTACCAGGGCCCCATCATCCTCGTGCTCTTG AtcaattttgtatttctgttcAACATCGTCAGGATCCTAATGACAAAGTTACGAGCATCCACCACATCGGAGACGATCCAGTACAG gaaGGCGGTGAAGGCCACCCTGGTTCTCTTGCCCCTTCTGGGCATCACCTACATGCTCTTCTTCGTCAACCCTGGGGAGGACGAGCTGTCACAGATCGTGTTCATCTATTTCAACTCTTTCCTGCAGTCGTTCCAG ggtttctttgtgtctgtcttctaCTGCTTCGTCAATGGAGAG GTACGCTCGGCTGTGAGAAAGAAGTGGCACCGCTGGCTGGACCATCACTCCCTCCAAGTCCCCAGGGCCCGGGCTGTGTCCATCCCCACGTCACCCACGCGGATCAGCTTCCACAGCATCAAGCAAACGGCCGCTGTATGA
- the CRHR2 gene encoding corticotropin-releasing factor receptor 2 isoform X6 — protein sequence MGGPAGSARLLHASHPLLWLLCLLPPLLGAAGPSQAPRDQPVWMLLEQYCHAITTLTNLSAPGSHAGRAFTLPLGARLWGAMDAALLHSLLENDCSLELAEELLLDGWGLPLDPEGPYSYCNTTLDQIGTCWPRSAAGAVVERQCPEYFNGVKYNTTRNAYRECLENGTWASRINYSQCEPILDDKQRKYDLHYRVALIVNYLGHCVSVAALVAAFLLFLALRSIRCLRNVIHWNLITTFILRNVTWFLLQLIDHEVHESNEVWCRCITTSFNYFVVTNFFWMFVEGCYLHTAIVMTYSTDRLRKRLFLFIGWCVPCPIIIAWAIGKLYYENEQCWFGKEPGDLVDYIYQGPIILVLLDPNDKVTSIHHIGDDPVQGFFVSVFYCFVNGEVRSAVRKKWHRWLDHHSLQVPRARAVSIPTSPTRISFHSIKQTAAV from the exons GCGGCCGGGCCCAGCCAGGCACCCAGAGACCAGCCCGTGTGGATGCTACTGGAACAATACTGCCACGCAATCACGACCCTCACCAACCTCTCAG cccctggcagccacgcCGGACGCGCATTCACACTCCCTCTCGGCGCGCGGCTCTGGGGCGCGATGGACGCGGCACTGCTCCACAGCCTGCTGGAGAACGACTGCAGCCTGGAGCTGGCAGAAGAGCTGCTCTTGGACGGCTGGGGGCTGCCCCTGGACCCCGAGG GTCCCTACTCCTACTGCAACACGACGTTGGACCAGATCGGGACGTGCTGGCCCCGGAGCGCGGCCGGAGCTGTGGTGGAGAGGCAGTGCCCCGAGTACTTCAACGGGGTCAAGTACAACACGACCC GGAATGCCTACCGAGAGTGCTTGGAGAATGGGACCTGGGCCTCACGGATCAACTACTCACAGTGTGAGCCCATTTTGGATGATAAG cAGAGGAAGTATGACCTGCACTACCGCGTCGCACTCATTGTCAACTACCTGGGCCACTGCGTGTCTGTGGCAGCCCTCGTGGCTGCCTTCCTGCTTTTCCTGGCCCTGCG GAGCATCCGCTGTCTGCGGAACGTGATTCACTGGAACCTCATCACCACATTTATCCTGCGAAATGTCACGTGGTTCCTGCTGCAGCTCATCGACCATGAAGTGCATGAGAGCAATGAG GTCTGGTGCCGCTGCATCACCACCAGCTTCAACTACTTCGTGGTGACTAACTTCTTCTGGATGTTCGTGGAGGGCTGCTACCTGCACACGGCCATCGTCATGACCTACTCCACCGATCGCCTGCGCAAGCGACTCTTCCTCTTCATTGGATGGT GTGTCCCCTGCCCCATCATCATCGCCTGGGCCATTGGCAAACTCTACTATGAGAATGAACA GTGCTGGTTTGGCAAGGAGCCCGGCGACCTGGTGGACTACATCTACCAGGGCCCCATCATCCTCGTGCTCTTG GATCCTAATGACAAAGTTACGAGCATCCACCACATCGGAGACGATCCAGTACAG ggtttctttgtgtctgtcttctaCTGCTTCGTCAATGGAGAG GTACGCTCGGCTGTGAGAAAGAAGTGGCACCGCTGGCTGGACCATCACTCCCTCCAAGTCCCCAGGGCCCGGGCTGTGTCCATCCCCACGTCACCCACGCGGATCAGCTTCCACAGCATCAAGCAAACGGCCGCTGTATGA
- the CRHR2 gene encoding corticotropin-releasing factor receptor 2 isoform X3, whose amino-acid sequence MGGPAGSARLLHASHPLLWLLCLLPPLLGAAGPSQAPRDQPVWMLLEQYCHAITTLTNLSAPGSHAGRAFTLPLGARLWGAMDAALLHSLLENDCSLELAEELLLDGWGLPLDPEGPYSYCNTTLDQIGTCWPRSAAGAVVERQCPEYFNGVKYNTTRNAYRECLENGTWASRINYSQCEPILDDKRKYDLHYRVALIVNYLGHCVSVAALVAAFLLFLALRSIRCLRNVIHWNLITTFILRNVTWFLLQLIDHEVHESNEVWCRCITTSFNYFVVTNFFWMFVEGCYLHTAIVMTYSTDRLRKRLFLFIGWCVPCPIIIAWAIGKLYYENEQCWFGKEPGDLVDYIYQGPIILVLLINFVFLFNIVRILMTKLRASTTSETIQYRKAVKATLVLLPLLGITYMLFFVNPGEDELSQIVFIYFNSFLQSFQGFFVSVFYCFVNGEVRSAVRKKWHRWLDHHSLQVPRARAVSIPTSPTRISFHSIKQTAAV is encoded by the exons GCGGCCGGGCCCAGCCAGGCACCCAGAGACCAGCCCGTGTGGATGCTACTGGAACAATACTGCCACGCAATCACGACCCTCACCAACCTCTCAG cccctggcagccacgcCGGACGCGCATTCACACTCCCTCTCGGCGCGCGGCTCTGGGGCGCGATGGACGCGGCACTGCTCCACAGCCTGCTGGAGAACGACTGCAGCCTGGAGCTGGCAGAAGAGCTGCTCTTGGACGGCTGGGGGCTGCCCCTGGACCCCGAGG GTCCCTACTCCTACTGCAACACGACGTTGGACCAGATCGGGACGTGCTGGCCCCGGAGCGCGGCCGGAGCTGTGGTGGAGAGGCAGTGCCCCGAGTACTTCAACGGGGTCAAGTACAACACGACCC GGAATGCCTACCGAGAGTGCTTGGAGAATGGGACCTGGGCCTCACGGATCAACTACTCACAGTGTGAGCCCATTTTGGATGATAAG AGGAAGTATGACCTGCACTACCGCGTCGCACTCATTGTCAACTACCTGGGCCACTGCGTGTCTGTGGCAGCCCTCGTGGCTGCCTTCCTGCTTTTCCTGGCCCTGCG GAGCATCCGCTGTCTGCGGAACGTGATTCACTGGAACCTCATCACCACATTTATCCTGCGAAATGTCACGTGGTTCCTGCTGCAGCTCATCGACCATGAAGTGCATGAGAGCAATGAG GTCTGGTGCCGCTGCATCACCACCAGCTTCAACTACTTCGTGGTGACTAACTTCTTCTGGATGTTCGTGGAGGGCTGCTACCTGCACACGGCCATCGTCATGACCTACTCCACCGATCGCCTGCGCAAGCGACTCTTCCTCTTCATTGGATGGT GTGTCCCCTGCCCCATCATCATCGCCTGGGCCATTGGCAAACTCTACTATGAGAATGAACA GTGCTGGTTTGGCAAGGAGCCCGGCGACCTGGTGGACTACATCTACCAGGGCCCCATCATCCTCGTGCTCTTG AtcaattttgtatttctgttcAACATCGTCAGGATCCTAATGACAAAGTTACGAGCATCCACCACATCGGAGACGATCCAGTACAG gaaGGCGGTGAAGGCCACCCTGGTTCTCTTGCCCCTTCTGGGCATCACCTACATGCTCTTCTTCGTCAACCCTGGGGAGGACGAGCTGTCACAGATCGTGTTCATCTATTTCAACTCTTTCCTGCAGTCGTTCCAG ggtttctttgtgtctgtcttctaCTGCTTCGTCAATGGAGAG GTACGCTCGGCTGTGAGAAAGAAGTGGCACCGCTGGCTGGACCATCACTCCCTCCAAGTCCCCAGGGCCCGGGCTGTGTCCATCCCCACGTCACCCACGCGGATCAGCTTCCACAGCATCAAGCAAACGGCCGCTGTATGA